One genomic region from Chloroherpetonaceae bacterium encodes:
- the gltB gene encoding glutamate synthase large subunit → MNKFEHEQAKENSLFFSSSIDGDGFEKAISGKPDDERSSCGVGFVVNLNGDALHDTLKAGLLALRCEEHRGACGADQISSDGSGIMTDIPFEYFGYEKGSVAIAILFIPLDLEGQRIALKIFAETFGFLGLEVTEFRDVPINAEVLGKEALRTMPAIKQVVIARPNHCRTDASFNRLLYTAKQITRTKVKEYGLSEFYFASLSTNTIVYKALTKGDQLDQFYLDLQNPKFKTRFVMFHRRFSTNTRTAWDKAQPFRVIAHNGEINTIAGNRSWSYSREKSLGLGADELLTHHGISDTGSMNEMVEALLYRSSIPHIEDILAIMIPPAASKSPFYKFWSRAMEPWDGPAFITFADGQKVGGRLDRNGFRPCRWAKTTRHFFVSSEAGSFDLDESKVLSKGTLQAGTGVTVNLETGEVDFTDPSDSSLNRDANFDAKLTPIQSLKLDDAPRHLSKMRLFGYTEEDLHKILAPMITTGKEPIGSMGDTARPAILSKEPRAFFDYFYQNFAQVTNPPVDYLRESTVTDLSIYLGKKPNIFSPQELIPPPPAIELRSPLLSLSQMAYLQSLVSIGLIESRRVEKGLTAYELDITFKRSEGEIGFKSKLASLQADAVKATQKGASILILSDRSSDYEHPPIPSLLALRAVIKAMNASGVRLDASLVIHTAEVRNTHQLSCLIGFGAAAVCPYLALEIARYQPIEKTAKLGSDEKEKNLIKAFESGLLKVMSKMGISVAKSYQSARLFSAIGIGKKLASEYFVDLYSPIGGIEIKDLVEEILHNTFTTTSSQFSEKLIHTYQFKEHNKGLLGEKHSMTNARSKVIHRIVREKNLSLNSSMLYEEYLKQGEADEPINLRHLFDLKKQSHTVSIESVEPIKHITSTFGSGGMSFGAISAESQRDLFDAMRQVGGRSNSGEGGENPYYFKEGIFASTKQIASARFGVTAEYLVTANEIQIKVAQGAKPGEGGQLMSVKVTEDIAKARHALPGIDLISPPPLHDIYSIEDLKELIYELKQTHPKAKVSVKLVSGANIGTIAVGVAKAGADIIQVSGADGGTGAASLSSMKHAGLPWEIGLLEAHHALVENGLRESIILRTDGGLSTGKDVVFAAILGAEEYDFGKLLLVAQGCVMARICETNTCPTGIATHDPKFKAKYKGSAEHVVSLLEIIAEDVRRHLSLLGLKTLKSAIGRTDLLILNPKAKSLIESRNLDLSFFLKKGLEVFHREQSLYLEGVNPLNQSVLNDCASSIPNESNISASYSILPTDRAIPATLSGEIGKYVSSKRLAKGFADESVSFGGNISLSFTGSAGQGFGVFMPQGLTIRLAGEANDSVCKGMSGGKCVIVPHPKASFTAEENVIIGNCALYGATGGTLYVHGHAGDRFAVRNSGATAVVEGVGLHACEYMTNGRIVILGEASGNIGAGMTGGELFLFRNFQQFINYDYLQNTPFDDADESRLISLLTDYLTETGSTTAKQILADWQKSKSLFTKYLPIAFAKKKLEETEIIKLN, encoded by the coding sequence ATGAACAAATTTGAGCATGAACAGGCGAAAGAGAACAGTCTTTTCTTCTCTTCTTCAATAGATGGAGATGGATTTGAGAAGGCTATTTCAGGAAAGCCGGATGATGAGCGCTCATCGTGCGGGGTGGGTTTTGTGGTAAATCTAAATGGTGATGCACTTCATGATACCTTAAAAGCCGGATTGCTAGCACTTCGATGCGAAGAACACCGCGGTGCTTGCGGCGCAGATCAAATTTCAAGTGATGGTTCCGGAATTATGACAGATATTCCATTCGAATATTTTGGTTATGAAAAGGGCTCTGTTGCTATTGCGATTCTTTTTATTCCGCTTGATCTTGAAGGACAGCGAATAGCGCTCAAAATTTTTGCAGAAACATTTGGTTTTTTAGGGCTTGAAGTGACCGAATTTCGTGATGTGCCCATCAATGCGGAAGTTCTTGGAAAGGAGGCGTTACGAACAATGCCTGCAATCAAGCAGGTGGTCATTGCTCGGCCGAATCATTGCCGAACCGATGCGTCTTTCAATCGCTTGCTTTATACCGCAAAGCAAATTACCCGAACGAAAGTAAAAGAATATGGTTTAAGTGAATTTTATTTTGCCTCGCTATCGACGAACACCATCGTTTACAAGGCTTTGACAAAGGGTGACCAACTCGATCAATTTTATCTCGATCTTCAGAACCCAAAGTTTAAGACGCGATTTGTCATGTTTCATCGCAGGTTTAGCACCAATACGCGTACAGCTTGGGATAAAGCACAGCCATTTCGTGTGATTGCTCATAATGGGGAGATAAACACAATTGCCGGAAATCGATCTTGGTCATATTCTCGCGAAAAATCTTTAGGGCTTGGCGCAGATGAATTGCTCACGCATCACGGAATCAGCGATACAGGAAGTATGAATGAAATGGTGGAGGCACTTCTTTACCGAAGCTCAATACCACATATCGAAGATATCTTAGCAATTATGATTCCACCGGCGGCCTCGAAAAGCCCATTTTATAAATTTTGGTCGCGCGCAATGGAGCCTTGGGATGGGCCGGCATTTATCACTTTTGCCGATGGGCAAAAAGTCGGAGGACGCTTGGATCGGAATGGATTTCGCCCGTGCCGATGGGCAAAAACGACCCGTCACTTTTTTGTCAGTTCCGAAGCAGGTTCTTTTGACCTTGATGAATCAAAAGTGCTTTCAAAAGGCACACTACAAGCGGGAACAGGCGTAACGGTCAATCTTGAAACCGGCGAAGTGGATTTTACAGACCCAAGCGACTCCTCATTGAATCGTGATGCGAACTTTGATGCAAAACTCACCCCGATTCAATCCTTAAAGCTTGACGATGCGCCAAGGCATCTCAGCAAAATGCGCCTCTTTGGTTATACAGAAGAGGATTTGCATAAAATTCTCGCTCCGATGATTACAACCGGTAAGGAACCCATTGGATCTATGGGTGATACGGCAAGGCCGGCAATCTTATCAAAAGAGCCTCGTGCCTTTTTCGACTATTTTTATCAAAATTTTGCGCAAGTCACGAACCCACCGGTTGATTATTTACGTGAAAGCACCGTCACGGATCTTTCAATTTACTTGGGGAAAAAGCCCAATATTTTTTCGCCGCAAGAATTAATCCCACCCCCGCCGGCCATAGAGTTGAGAAGTCCTTTACTATCACTTTCACAAATGGCCTATTTACAGTCACTTGTCTCTATTGGATTAATCGAATCGCGACGGGTTGAAAAGGGGCTTACGGCTTATGAATTGGATATCACTTTCAAGCGAAGTGAAGGTGAGATTGGGTTTAAGTCAAAATTGGCTTCTTTGCAGGCAGACGCCGTTAAAGCCACACAAAAAGGGGCTTCAATTCTCATCCTTTCCGACCGTTCATCTGACTATGAACATCCACCGATACCAAGTCTATTGGCGCTTCGCGCAGTCATTAAAGCAATGAATGCATCGGGAGTAAGGCTTGACGCATCGCTCGTGATTCACACGGCTGAGGTTCGGAACACGCATCAGCTCTCATGCCTTATTGGTTTTGGTGCGGCGGCGGTGTGCCCTTATCTCGCACTTGAGATAGCGAGATACCAACCCATAGAGAAAACGGCCAAGCTTGGTTCTGATGAAAAGGAAAAAAACCTCATTAAAGCTTTTGAATCCGGACTGTTAAAAGTCATGTCGAAAATGGGAATATCAGTTGCAAAGAGCTATCAAAGCGCGCGGCTTTTTTCTGCGATTGGTATCGGAAAGAAACTTGCCTCCGAATATTTTGTTGACCTTTACAGCCCAATTGGAGGCATTGAGATTAAAGATTTAGTGGAAGAAATTCTTCATAATACTTTCACTACAACCTCATCTCAGTTCTCAGAAAAGTTAATTCATACTTATCAATTCAAAGAACACAATAAAGGTCTTTTGGGTGAAAAACATTCAATGACCAATGCACGATCAAAAGTCATTCATCGAATTGTGAGAGAAAAAAATCTCTCGCTAAATTCTTCAATGCTTTATGAGGAATATTTGAAACAAGGCGAAGCGGATGAGCCTATAAATCTGCGCCATCTTTTCGATTTGAAAAAGCAATCGCATACCGTTTCAATTGAATCGGTTGAACCGATCAAGCATATCACTTCTACGTTTGGCTCAGGAGGAATGTCTTTTGGGGCAATCAGCGCTGAATCTCAACGGGATTTATTTGATGCAATGCGGCAAGTTGGCGGGAGAAGTAATAGTGGCGAAGGCGGTGAAAACCCTTATTACTTTAAAGAAGGCATTTTTGCTTCAACAAAACAAATTGCTTCGGCAAGGTTTGGTGTAACAGCCGAATATTTGGTTACTGCAAATGAAATACAGATTAAAGTTGCTCAAGGGGCTAAGCCCGGTGAAGGCGGGCAACTAATGTCGGTGAAAGTAACTGAGGATATTGCCAAAGCAAGACATGCTTTACCGGGGATTGACCTCATTTCTCCGCCTCCATTACATGATATTTATAGTATTGAGGACTTAAAGGAATTGATCTATGAATTGAAGCAAACGCATCCCAAAGCGAAAGTCAGTGTGAAATTGGTTTCAGGAGCGAACATCGGGACAATCGCTGTTGGTGTGGCGAAAGCAGGAGCAGACATCATTCAGGTTAGCGGCGCGGATGGTGGAACGGGAGCGGCTTCGCTATCTTCAATGAAACACGCCGGCTTGCCTTGGGAAATCGGACTTTTAGAGGCGCATCATGCTTTGGTTGAGAACGGCCTTCGAGAATCCATTATCTTGCGAACAGACGGTGGGCTTTCAACAGGGAAAGATGTTGTCTTTGCGGCAATCTTGGGTGCGGAAGAATATGATTTTGGGAAGCTCTTACTTGTCGCACAAGGCTGTGTAATGGCAAGAATTTGCGAAACCAATACCTGCCCAACGGGAATCGCAACACACGACCCGAAATTCAAAGCCAAGTATAAAGGAAGTGCGGAGCATGTTGTTTCTCTCTTGGAAATTATTGCAGAGGATGTTCGTCGTCACCTGTCACTTTTGGGACTGAAAACTTTGAAGTCGGCGATTGGCAGAACAGATTTGCTCATCTTAAACCCTAAAGCCAAGTCGCTAATTGAATCACGAAATCTTGATCTAAGTTTTTTTCTAAAAAAGGGTCTTGAGGTTTTTCACCGAGAACAGAGTTTGTATTTAGAAGGGGTCAATCCATTAAATCAATCTGTGTTGAACGATTGCGCTTCATCGATTCCCAATGAATCAAACATTTCAGCATCTTATTCAATTTTGCCTACCGATAGAGCAATTCCCGCCACCCTAAGCGGTGAGATCGGAAAGTATGTCAGTTCAAAGCGTTTAGCAAAAGGTTTTGCCGACGAATCAGTATCATTTGGCGGTAACATTTCACTCTCATTTACTGGAAGCGCGGGTCAAGGATTTGGGGTTTTTATGCCTCAGGGGCTTACCATTCGATTAGCCGGAGAAGCCAATGATTCCGTATGTAAAGGAATGTCGGGCGGGAAATGTGTCATTGTTCCTCATCCGAAAGCCTCGTTTACAGCAGAGGAAAATGTCATTATCGGAAATTGTGCGCTTTATGGGGCAACCGGCGGAACGCTCTATGTGCACGGACATGCAGGAGACCGATTTGCCGTTAGAAACAGCGGTGCGACTGCCGTTGTAGAGGGGGTAGGCCTTCATGCCTGCGAATACATGACCAACGGTAGAATTGTAATTTTAGGTGAAGCTTCGGGGAATATCGGCGCGGGTATGACCGGTGGAGAATTGTTCCTCTTTCGAAACTTCCAGCAATTCATCAATTATGACTATTTGCAAAACACCCCATTTGACGATGCCGATGAATCTCGTTTGATTTCATTACTTACCGATTATCTCACCGAGACCGGTAGTACAACCGCTAAACAAATCTTAGCAGACTGGCAGAAATCGAAATCGCTTTTTACCAAATATTTGCCAATCGCTTTTGCAAAAAAGAAATTGGAAGAAACTGAAATAATAAAGTTGAATTAA
- a CDS encoding TerB family tellurite resistance protein, producing the protein MQYSREFIEDLAFLYMTLAAHADGKLNNAEKEAIRLVLNVWSDGYIDHEMDDLLHFAKRATDKCDEEGTLGQEIVRIITRLSTILSRGKLKIIINDLLGVAKIDGEIHRNEEALIRTAADAWGFKVRGEAFHSLSKNEPAQQLSYRSLASGRRVLALAS; encoded by the coding sequence ATGCAATATTCACGCGAATTTATCGAAGATTTAGCCTTTCTATACATGACATTGGCAGCCCACGCCGATGGTAAACTAAACAATGCTGAAAAAGAAGCAATCCGCTTGGTTCTGAATGTATGGAGCGATGGATACATTGATCATGAAATGGATGATTTGCTTCATTTTGCTAAACGCGCTACGGATAAGTGCGATGAAGAAGGCACACTTGGACAAGAAATCGTTCGAATCATTACAAGACTGTCCACCATTTTATCTCGAGGTAAACTCAAAATTATTATCAATGACTTGCTTGGGGTCGCAAAAATTGACGGGGAAATTCACCGCAATGAAGAAGCGCTCATTCGAACCGCTGCCGATGCTTGGGGTTTTAAGGTTCGAGGAGAAGCGTTTCACTCATTAAGCAAAAATGAACCAGCGCAACAGTTATCCTATCGCTCCTTAGCATCCGGTCGAAGAGTCTTAGCCTTAGCAAGCTGA
- a CDS encoding two-component regulator propeller domain-containing protein, giving the protein MTPFQRTHYPNGKLAVWVSALFEVVVCIIIFALLSVTESNAIEVKRKITQYSHRFWTLDDGLPHNTIRSILQTREGFLWLATFEGLVRFDGTNFTYYDRKNTPAIKNNGIISLAESGDGSLWIGTNGGGLVRYKNGEFISYTALQGLTSNYIYALCSTKEGDLWVGTNGSGVMVLSPQQDSLVVKHRFNELNGLLSPYISSIIQSKNGNIWVSTSGGGIHSFNSSSGNFTPIPSTNNAYNPFVNTITEATTGELWLGTENGVYLYHPQKGFQKRLGIEDGLLDLSIRLVYEDQDSTLWIGSYGGALSRFRNGKIDSFLTDDGLTSKSVLSALEDREGNLWIGTNGGLNQFSTGKFQAITRKEGLADNYARCVLQTKDGAMWIGSESGLTRIQGDDYRVFTKKDGLKSDYVFSLFEQEDGTLWAGTNGGIAILRNDKISTLTTEDGLSHSRVNAILEDREGRFWIGTNSGLNLYNNSQFLLLGKSFGLDNAFVCALFEDSYGRIWIGSSLGLHQFEKGELKSIVPNNGLSTNTVFCFFEDEEKNVWVGTSNGLWKFTDGARVAALTMQDGLPEGNIFRILNDDLGYYWLSNGKGIYRVAVKDLNEYIAKRLSSIPMSFFNRSDGMKSSQCNGVSQPAGWRTQNGQLWFPTTMGVSYVNPLNLKINHLPPPLMINNLVINYDAIQLPAERLSKLSLTPGKERFEFHYSALSFLAPEKVRFKYRLENFDSDWIDAGTRRVAYYTNLPPGDYRFIVIACNNDGIWNDSGAYFEFSLEPYFYQTKWFLLFSVVGLILSGIAVNGFRVSRLKKREAFLEKTVQERTLELKLEQEKTLLTLKELEISQRETEQQRKIAEEANQMKSELLEIAAGDLRDPLNSIQQFSDLLLEDKVQPQMKSQFLKLIRDSAYRMSTIITDILNANAVETGSLKINFRPIGLKKLVELTALKYQMELSSNSQILDIDARTEGVVKGDEDRLKEIIQNLLSNAMKFSPPNTLIRIILYEENNKIRMEFHDEGQGLTQEDLERLFLKFQKLSPKPADGGRSVGIGLSIVKRLVEMQNGKITAQSKGKNRGSSFIVEFPKYLNSPA; this is encoded by the coding sequence ATGACGCCTTTTCAGAGAACTCATTATCCTAACGGTAAATTGGCGGTTTGGGTTTCTGCACTTTTCGAAGTTGTGGTCTGTATCATCATTTTTGCTCTATTAAGTGTGACCGAGAGCAATGCGATTGAAGTAAAACGCAAGATTACTCAGTATTCGCACCGTTTTTGGACTTTGGACGATGGGTTGCCTCACAATACCATTCGTTCAATTCTTCAAACCCGCGAAGGCTTTTTGTGGCTGGCAACCTTTGAAGGGCTGGTACGGTTTGATGGGACAAATTTCACCTATTATGACCGAAAAAACACCCCTGCTATAAAAAATAACGGAATCATTTCACTTGCAGAATCCGGCGATGGAAGCTTATGGATTGGCACCAATGGCGGTGGATTAGTTCGATATAAGAATGGTGAATTTATTTCTTACACTGCGCTTCAAGGGCTGACTTCGAATTACATTTATGCATTATGTTCAACGAAAGAGGGTGACTTATGGGTAGGAACCAACGGCTCTGGCGTTATGGTTTTATCTCCCCAACAAGATTCCTTGGTGGTTAAACATCGATTCAACGAACTTAACGGATTGCTTAGCCCCTACATTTCCTCAATCATACAATCAAAAAATGGAAATATTTGGGTTAGCACTTCGGGAGGGGGCATTCATTCCTTTAATTCCTCCTCAGGGAATTTCACTCCAATTCCTTCTACCAATAATGCCTACAATCCATTCGTAAACACAATTACCGAAGCGACAACAGGCGAACTCTGGCTTGGGACTGAAAATGGCGTTTACCTTTATCATCCTCAAAAGGGTTTTCAAAAAAGGCTTGGGATTGAAGATGGGCTGCTCGATTTATCCATTCGTTTGGTTTATGAAGATCAGGATTCAACGCTTTGGATTGGCTCTTATGGCGGCGCCTTAAGCCGGTTTAGAAATGGGAAGATTGATTCTTTTTTAACCGATGATGGATTGACAAGTAAATCAGTTCTCTCCGCTTTAGAAGACCGCGAAGGGAATCTTTGGATTGGAACCAATGGCGGGCTTAATCAATTTTCAACCGGCAAATTTCAAGCAATCACAAGAAAAGAAGGACTTGCCGATAATTATGCACGCTGCGTTCTTCAAACCAAAGATGGAGCAATGTGGATTGGCAGCGAAAGCGGTCTGACACGAATTCAAGGCGATGACTACAGGGTTTTCACCAAAAAAGATGGATTAAAAAGTGACTATGTTTTTTCCTTATTTGAACAAGAGGACGGCACTCTCTGGGCAGGAACAAATGGCGGAATTGCTATACTCAGAAACGATAAGATATCAACCCTGACAACAGAAGACGGGCTTTCACACTCACGAGTCAATGCAATTCTCGAAGATCGGGAGGGTCGCTTTTGGATTGGAACCAATTCAGGATTGAACCTTTATAATAACAGCCAATTTTTATTGCTTGGCAAATCATTTGGTTTGGATAATGCGTTTGTTTGTGCGCTTTTTGAAGATTCTTACGGTAGAATTTGGATTGGCTCATCGCTTGGGCTTCACCAGTTTGAAAAAGGTGAACTCAAATCAATCGTCCCTAACAATGGGCTTTCTACCAACACGGTATTTTGTTTTTTTGAAGATGAAGAAAAAAATGTTTGGGTTGGAACTTCGAATGGCTTATGGAAATTCACCGATGGAGCGAGAGTAGCCGCATTGACAATGCAGGATGGGCTTCCGGAAGGGAACATCTTTAGAATCTTGAATGATGATCTCGGATACTATTGGCTTTCAAACGGAAAAGGGATTTATAGAGTCGCTGTAAAAGATCTCAATGAATACATCGCAAAAAGATTGAGTTCGATACCGATGTCATTTTTCAATCGGTCAGATGGGATGAAAAGCTCACAATGCAATGGGGTTTCACAACCGGCCGGTTGGCGTACACAAAATGGACAGCTGTGGTTTCCAACGACAATGGGCGTTTCTTATGTCAACCCTTTGAATCTTAAAATCAATCACCTTCCTCCTCCTCTGATGATCAACAACTTGGTCATTAATTACGATGCCATTCAACTTCCAGCGGAACGCCTATCAAAACTTAGCCTAACGCCGGGTAAAGAGCGATTTGAGTTTCATTATAGTGCCCTAAGTTTTCTAGCCCCCGAAAAAGTTCGGTTTAAGTATCGACTCGAAAATTTTGATTCTGATTGGATTGATGCGGGCACAAGGCGAGTGGCCTATTACACGAATCTTCCTCCCGGCGACTATCGATTCATTGTCATTGCTTGTAATAACGATGGAATTTGGAATGATTCAGGCGCCTATTTTGAATTTTCTCTTGAACCCTATTTCTATCAAACAAAATGGTTCTTACTCTTTTCAGTTGTTGGGTTAATTCTATCTGGTATCGCTGTGAATGGTTTTAGGGTTTCAAGGTTAAAGAAACGTGAAGCCTTTCTTGAAAAAACGGTTCAAGAAAGAACTTTAGAATTGAAATTAGAACAAGAGAAAACACTGTTAACCCTCAAAGAACTTGAAATCTCGCAACGAGAAACAGAGCAGCAACGAAAGATTGCCGAAGAAGCGAATCAAATGAAATCGGAACTTCTTGAAATCGCTGCCGGAGATTTACGCGACCCTTTGAATTCCATTCAGCAGTTTTCGGATTTGCTTTTGGAGGATAAAGTCCAACCTCAAATGAAGTCACAATTTCTTAAACTCATACGTGACTCTGCATACCGAATGTCCACAATTATTACGGACATCTTGAATGCCAACGCAGTGGAGACCGGTTCATTGAAAATCAATTTTAGACCGATTGGGTTAAAGAAGCTTGTTGAACTCACCGCATTGAAGTATCAAATGGAATTGTCGTCTAATAGTCAAATACTTGATATTGATGCCCGAACTGAAGGTGTTGTTAAAGGCGATGAAGACCGTTTGAAAGAGATCATTCAAAATCTTCTGAGCAATGCAATGAAATTTTCGCCTCCCAATACGCTGATCCGAATAATTTTATATGAAGAAAACAACAAGATTCGAATGGAATTTCACGATGAAGGGCAAGGACTAACACAGGAGGATCTTGAACGGCTATTTTTGAAATTTCAAAAACTGAGCCCAAAACCTGCAGATGGCGGGCGTTCGGTGGGAATCGGCCTATCAATTGTCAAACGATTGGTTGAGATGCAAAACGGCAAGATTACCGCTCAAAGCAAAGGGAAAAATCGTGGCAGTTCATTTATCGTTGAATTCCCAAAATATCTTAATTCCCCAGCCTGA
- the mscL gene encoding large-conductance mechanosensitive channel protein MscL, which yields MGFIQEFKTFAMRGNVVDLAVGVVIGGAFGKITNSLVNDVLMPPLGVIISGMDFSRLKLRIGGTPDSPVTINYGLFIESVVDFTIIAFAIFLVVKAMNSLRKSEDAAPAVPPPLTKDQELLSEIRDLLHKK from the coding sequence ATGGGATTTATACAGGAGTTTAAGACCTTCGCGATGCGCGGAAATGTAGTTGATCTTGCCGTTGGTGTGGTGATCGGTGGCGCATTTGGAAAAATTACCAATTCGCTTGTCAATGATGTTTTGATGCCGCCACTTGGCGTTATCATTAGCGGTATGGATTTTTCTAGACTAAAGCTGCGAATTGGCGGAACGCCGGATTCGCCGGTAACCATAAATTATGGCCTATTTATTGAATCCGTTGTTGATTTCACCATTATTGCCTTCGCCATTTTTCTTGTCGTGAAGGCGATGAATTCATTACGAAAATCTGAAGATGCCGCGCCGGCGGTCCCCCCTCCATTAACGAAAGACCAAGAACTTCTTTCAGAAATCAGAGACTTGCTTCATAAAAAGTAA
- a CDS encoding DUF3078 domain-containing protein, producing MKNKRFTICIFTFIVLSISLQSIRICAQEMPADTSWKTSGDFGVNLSQISLTNWAGGGQNSTTVIGLFNYNFVYEKDNVKWNNVIQLGYGETKVEGQSWRKTDDRLIFLSQLHHKSAIQQVSYSGSVDFRTQFTVGKDYSNSSEPVISNFMAPAYLLTNLGFEYAPSDFFTVTFAPLGARTIFVLDKNLSDVGAFGVTPGSSILFEGGMNLNALFKKDVFENVLFQSRLNVFGAYTHLQTLVVMWESLLVMKVNKFINVTAALDVFYDEKVVVQRSDGTVGPSTQLRNLFALGILYKF from the coding sequence ATGAAAAATAAGCGATTCACAATCTGCATATTCACCTTTATCGTACTTTCAATTTCGCTTCAATCAATTCGTATCTGTGCACAAGAAATGCCTGCCGATACCAGTTGGAAAACCTCAGGTGATTTTGGCGTAAATCTATCTCAAATCAGCCTCACCAATTGGGCCGGTGGAGGACAAAATTCAACGACTGTTATCGGACTTTTTAATTACAATTTTGTTTACGAAAAAGACAATGTAAAGTGGAATAATGTGATACAATTAGGGTATGGAGAAACCAAAGTTGAAGGCCAATCTTGGCGGAAAACGGATGACCGTCTCATCTTTCTCTCTCAACTTCATCATAAGTCTGCGATTCAACAGGTTAGTTATAGTGGAAGCGTCGATTTCAGAACGCAATTCACAGTCGGAAAAGATTATTCAAATTCAAGTGAACCCGTCATCTCAAATTTTATGGCTCCCGCATATTTATTAACCAATCTTGGTTTTGAATATGCTCCATCAGATTTTTTCACGGTTACTTTTGCGCCTCTGGGTGCGAGGACAATTTTTGTACTTGATAAAAATTTAAGTGATGTGGGTGCCTTTGGCGTGACTCCCGGCAGTTCAATATTATTTGAAGGAGGCATGAACTTAAATGCACTTTTCAAAAAGGATGTTTTTGAAAATGTTTTATTTCAATCGCGTCTCAATGTATTTGGGGCGTACACCCATCTTCAAACACTCGTTGTAATGTGGGAATCGCTATTGGTGATGAAAGTCAATAAATTCATCAATGTTACAGCAGCACTCGATGTATTTTATGATGAGAAGGTTGTTGTTCAACGAAGCGATGGAACCGTAGGTCCTTCAACCCAATTACGTAATCTTTTTGCTCTTGGGATTCTCTATAAATTCTAA